The Antechinus flavipes isolate AdamAnt ecotype Samford, QLD, Australia chromosome 5, AdamAnt_v2, whole genome shotgun sequence DNA segment ctgtatgtctctctctctttgtctctgtctttttgtcactcactttgtctctctctttctatgtctgtctctttctgtctctgcctctgattctgtctctgtttctcttgacAGTGAGgatttcatgaatttaaaaaaaaagaaaaactattttttgtCTTAATACAATAACTACCATTATACTAATCTTTTCAAATATCAATACCTTCtgttttttacattatctttacTTCTTACTTCTCAGGTAGGTGACACATGGATAGATTGTGGAacctaaaatcagaaagacctgagttcaaatgtggcctcaaacactgttttatgactctgggcaagtcacttaattcttttttttttttttatgacagtTTCCTGATCTacagaatgagctggagaagaaaatggcaagccactccagtatttttgccaagtaaaccccaataaaccccaaatgaagtcattaagagtcagaaattattgaaatgactgaacaacaacaatacttCTCAATCCTTTTCCCTGGCCAATGATATAGCAAagcattagaaaaataaaagtttaaccAACTTAACTAACGCATTGTTTGATAATGTGAGCAAAGTTCCATGTCTATTGTCCcctatctctgcaaagaaaaaattttctcatctcttcctggGGCCAAGTTTATTGTTTGTAGTAATATAAtgttcacttccttccttcctccctccctccctccctccctcccttccttccttccttccttcctttctttcttccttccttcctcccttccttccttccttccttcctccttccttccattctcccttcctccgtccctcccttcttccttccttcctccttccttccttcctccttccttccttcctccctccctcctttcctttcttccttcccttttcctccttccttccattcttccttcctccgtccctcccttcttccttccttcttccctccttcctcccttccttccttcattcctttctttctcatctgtATATTTGTTGTGTTGTGTGGGGTTTTTCtcggttctactcacttcacttactTCAGATCATATAAGTTTTTCTGTGCTTCTTTGTTCTCTTGATAGAATTTATCGGTTGGAGACCTTTGCTTTGCTCTGCTCCATGAAGTCTGGCAGGAGCACTTCTGAAGGCAGACCTCTACGTTTTGAATCCTCGATTTCTGCCCCATGAAGTTGACTGCCGGCCTGGGCATTCTAAGCAGCACATCCCTTGGCCAGGACATCATGGCCGGCAGGTGTGGTGAGGGTTTTGCCATTCCAGATGCCCAAGTGCCCCTTACGCTAAGTTCAGCTTTGACAGTTTTCAAGTTGCCTGAAACATCTCCAATACCCCAGTCAGGAGCAGCCAATTGAAGCCACAGTCAATTCACAGCCCTCCCCTTTCCTCACCAGTGCCATCCCTTCTGCCAGCCTccatcccccttcctcccttcctcccagctGGTCTGACATAGGAAGAAACTGAATCTGCATCCACAAAACTTGCTCCTTCTTCTCCACTGTGACAAGAAGAAATCCCTGAGCTAAGGAAGATGATTTGGAAGCGAATCCTTTTCCTCTCCTGCTCCACGGCTTTTGTGCTTTTAGCCAGTGAGTATGAGCCACAGGGAAACCCCTTCTTAAAGGGGTTTCTTTTAAAAGCAAGGACTGACTAGATCACTACACTTTCTGCCCGGGTGCCACAGGAGGAGAAACTGCTTTCCAGACAGTGCAGAagggatttgtgtgtgtgtgcacagagCTTCCTGGGATGGGGTCTGTCTGTCCTTGGGTATGAGGGAACGAATTCTCTAAACTAGTGATTAGGAAAGCAGAATGGTGCGTGACTGCGGGTTAGGGGCTTTACCCCTAGGATGCTGGGCTGCTTCGGAGCCCTCAACTTTGTCTCTGTTATTTCCACCTAGTTCTTGAGGCTGGGGAAGGTGCCGCTGTGGGCTCCAAACAAGCAGCTGGAGAAGGGGACAAAGAAAGTAAGTAGGACTGCTCAGCTAAGAGGGGAGGCACCCTCTCCTGCTACCCGCCCCAGAGCATCCCAGGGGCCCCGGACCGCTTGGGATCAGGCAATATTTCTGCTTGCAGATTTGAAGAAGAAGATCTTCCTCCAGGACTCAGATGCTGCTAATTTCTTCAAGAAGCGGGGCAAGAGATCCATCAAGTCCTGGGATGAGCTGAACAGTGAGTGAGGGGGATGATCCGTGTTTATGCcaacttcccttctctctctcctcctaggAGCCTGAAGGACTAATTGTTGGACTCAGaggaaaggataagaaaaggGACTTGAATTAATCTGAAATTAGAGAAAATATGTTTTGTCTCTATTTATCATACTACCCAGCAataaatgtaaatgtatgtatttatgttttcAGTTCATATCTATAGATGGAATATTTTGATGGAAGACACAGTGACATAAAGTAGAGAAAGTACTAGATTTGGCATCAGGaggacctcagacatttactagctgtgcaatAATGAGCAAATGGCTTAACCTCTCTAAGGCTCACACAGTTTTCTAAGACTTATTTACCAAGTTTTCTGAATTGGTGAAAGGTATTTCCAATCTGAGAAAATAATCAAGACTGGTGTCTGTCTCTTTgcatttctctctgtttctctttgtctctttatttctgtgtttcttattgtatctctcccccatctctgtttctctctgtctctgtacctttctttctctctctgactctgtctgtctctctttctctctgtctctccctccttcccttcccccttctctctctgtctctgtctccctctctctttgtctctctgtctctgtctgtctctgtctctgtctctgtctctgtctctctctctctctctctctctctctgtctctctctgtctttgtctctctgtctctctctgtctttctctctgtctctctgtctttctctctgtctctgtctgtcactctctgtctctatctttctgtctctgtctctgtctgtctctctgtctctgtctctctgtctttctctctgtctctgtcactctctgtctctatctttctgtctctctctgtctctctctttctctctgtctttgtctctctctgtctctctccttccctctttctttctctttttaactgtCAGTGAGTACATGTCAATAATACCTATAGTTTTATCATCATGGAAACTTCCTCCATAG contains these protein-coding regions:
- the UCMA gene encoding unique cartilage matrix-associated protein — its product is MIWKRILFLSCSTAFVLLAILEAGEGAAVGSKQAAGEGDKENLKKKIFLQDSDAANFFKKRGKRSIKSWDELNMENRQQLRADEHRREYYEEQRNEFENFVEEQNDEQEERSREQIEQWRQWHYDGLYPPYLYNRHRI